The proteins below come from a single Deltaproteobacteria bacterium genomic window:
- the hslV gene encoding ATP-dependent protease subunit HslV translates to MFHGTTILAVRKDGKVAVAGDGQVTLGSTVMKKGAVKIRRMADNTVLAGFAGSTADAFTLFEKFESKLEKYRGNLSRAAVELAKDWRTDKILRRLEALLLVVDKEHSFIISGSGDVIEPEGGGAAIGSGGPFAISAARALLTHSSLDAKAIAIESMKIAAEICIYTNENITVEEL, encoded by the coding sequence ATGTTTCATGGAACTACAATATTGGCAGTGAGAAAAGACGGGAAAGTCGCTGTTGCAGGCGATGGACAGGTGACACTTGGCAGCACTGTTATGAAAAAGGGTGCGGTCAAGATAAGAAGGATGGCTGACAACACAGTTCTTGCAGGTTTTGCAGGCTCAACTGCTGATGCATTTACACTCTTTGAAAAGTTTGAGTCTAAACTGGAAAAATACAGAGGGAATTTATCAAGGGCTGCCGTTGAACTTGCAAAGGACTGGAGAACAGACAAAATTTTAAGAAGGCTTGAGGCACTTCTGCTGGTGGTTGATAAAGAACATTCATTCATAATATCAGGGAGCGGTGATGTGATAGAGCCTGAAGGCGGAGGCGCAGCAATAGGTTCTGGCGGACCATTTGCCATTTCTGCTGCAAGGGCGCTGCTTACACATTCAAGCCTTGATGCAAAGGCAATTGCAATTGAGTCAATGAAAATCGCAGCAGAGATTTGCATATACACGAATGAAAATATAACAGTGGAGGAGTTGTAA
- a CDS encoding tyrosine-type recombinase/integrase: protein MDKHGALFLNERGGRLTTRTVQRILKDCVKRTGIIKPATPHSLRHTFATHMMEAGADLRSIQEMLGHASLSTTQRYTKVNMERLMEVYDKAHPKAKKKAGNRR from the coding sequence ATGGATAAACATGGGGCTTTATTTCTGAATGAAAGGGGTGGAAGGCTCACAACAAGGACTGTACAGAGGATATTGAAGGATTGTGTGAAAAGAACAGGTATTATAAAACCTGCAACTCCGCATTCACTGAGGCACACATTTGCAACGCACATGATGGAGGCAGGGGCTGATCTAAGGTCAATTCAGGAGATGCTTGGTCATGCAAGCCTTTCCACAACACAGAGATATACAAAGGTTAATATGGAAAGGCTGATGGAGGTGTATGATAAAGCACATCCAAAGGCAAAAAAGAAAGCAGGCAATAGGCGATAG
- a CDS encoding cobalt-precorrin 5A hydrolase, translated as MFNNLAIFALTKNSIKLGKSLSQEANNIFLFANPMDFKVSVRKAFKKFDGLIFIMAAGIVVRTIAPLLKGKEKDPAVVVMDEKGRYVISLLSGHLGRANALAKMIAKIISAEPVITTATDVNNLPCIEDIAERFNLVIEDVKKIKVINSAIVNGRKTAFVDNNAKRLKTIKRFVGSRVQRFKFCKSVAQAQKFKADGNIIITHHSSPITQNCFLLCPKDLVVGIGCDRGVKMKEVERAYFSVLKKWDMSPLSVRNLTSIDVKQNEKGLLQFAKKYNLNIEFYSKTELAKMSLPSGFSRFVMSKVGVGGVCEPAALKSAGVKKLLVKKQKIGRVTIAVAEAPFKSH; from the coding sequence ATGTTTAATAATCTGGCAATATTTGCACTTACGAAAAATAGCATAAAACTCGGTAAAAGTCTTTCACAAGAGGCTAATAACATCTTCCTTTTTGCCAATCCAATGGATTTCAAGGTATCTGTAAGAAAGGCATTTAAAAAGTTTGATGGACTAATCTTTATAATGGCGGCAGGGATTGTTGTCCGCACCATAGCACCGCTTTTAAAGGGCAAAGAAAAAGACCCTGCTGTGGTTGTTATGGATGAGAAGGGCAGATATGTTATAAGTTTATTGTCAGGACATCTTGGCAGGGCGAATGCCCTTGCAAAAATGATTGCAAAGATAATAAGTGCAGAGCCCGTTATCACAACTGCAACAGATGTAAATAACCTGCCGTGCATAGAGGATATTGCAGAAAGGTTTAATCTGGTGATTGAGGATGTAAAAAAGATAAAGGTCATAAATTCCGCAATTGTAAACGGTAGAAAGACTGCCTTTGTTGACAATAATGCAAAAAGGCTTAAAACAATTAAAAGGTTCGTGGGTTCAAGAGTTCAAAGGTTTAAGTTTTGCAAATCTGTTGCTCAAGCACAAAAATTTAAAGCAGATGGAAATATTATTATCACTCATCACTCATCACCCATCACTCAGAACTGCTTTCTGTTATGTCCTAAAGACCTCGTGGTCGGAATCGGCTGCGACAGGGGTGTTAAAATGAAAGAAGTGGAGAGGGCATATTTTTCAGTATTAAAAAAATGGGATATGTCCCCATTATCAGTAAGAAACCTTACATCTATTGATGTAAAACAAAATGAGAAAGGGCTCCTCCAATTTGCAAAAAAATACAATCTTAATATAGAGTTTTATTCAAAGACGGAGCTTGCAAAAATGTCTTTGCCATCAGGGTTTTCAAGGTTTGTTATGAGCAAGGTCGGTGTTGGCGGCGTGTGCGAACCGGCAGCACTTAAGTCAGCAGGTGTAAAAAAACTTTTGGTAAAAAAGCAGAAAATAGGCAGGGTAACTATAGCGGTGGCAGAAGCACCGTTTAAATCTCATTAA
- the hslU gene encoding ATP-dependent protease ATPase subunit HslU, producing the protein MMKTFTPKEIVSELDKYIIGQKEAKRAVAIALRNRWRRQQVAPELRDEIAPKNIIMIGPTGVGKTEISRRLAKLSQAPFIKVEASKFTEVGYVGRDVESIIRDLTDLSVKMMKDEERERVQEKAKESAEEKLLDLLLPPVTSIGKPQDAERVMQERELQKTTRGKLRILLREGKLDDRFVEVEVTEQKMPVIEVFSPMGGMEEMDVNIKEMIGNIFPKKIKQRNMKVPDAMKFLVQEETQRLVDMEKVVKQAIEKVEQSGIVFIDEIDKIAGRESVHGPDVSRDGVQRDLLPIVEGSTVNTKYGMVKTDHILFIASGAFHVAKPSDLIPEFQGRFPIRVELKPLGKEDFIKILTEPENALTKQYVALMETEGINIRFTDEGIAEFSEIATIVNDRMENIGARRLHTIMERVLDEISFDAPDTKTKEIIIDAKYVNDRLKDIIKDEDLSRYIL; encoded by the coding sequence ATTATGAAGACCTTTACCCCAAAAGAAATAGTATCAGAACTAGATAAATATATTATCGGTCAGAAAGAGGCAAAGCGTGCGGTTGCAATTGCACTCCGAAACCGCTGGAGACGGCAGCAGGTTGCCCCTGAACTTCGGGACGAAATTGCACCAAAGAACATAATAATGATAGGCCCTACTGGTGTAGGCAAGACCGAAATATCAAGGCGGCTTGCAAAACTTTCACAGGCGCCTTTTATTAAAGTTGAGGCAAGCAAATTCACAGAGGTCGGTTATGTGGGCAGGGATGTGGAAAGTATAATAAGGGATTTGACAGATTTATCTGTAAAGATGATGAAGGATGAGGAAAGGGAAAGGGTTCAGGAAAAGGCAAAGGAATCTGCAGAAGAAAAACTGCTTGATTTACTCCTGCCGCCTGTAACATCTATAGGCAAGCCGCAGGATGCTGAAAGGGTTATGCAGGAAAGGGAACTTCAGAAGACTACAAGGGGAAAACTCCGGATACTTTTAAGAGAAGGCAAACTTGATGACAGGTTTGTAGAGGTTGAAGTAACCGAACAGAAGATGCCTGTTATTGAGGTATTTTCACCAATGGGCGGCATGGAGGAGATGGATGTAAATATAAAGGAGATGATAGGAAATATATTCCCAAAGAAGATAAAACAAAGGAATATGAAGGTGCCTGATGCAATGAAATTTCTTGTGCAGGAAGAAACACAGAGGCTGGTTGACATGGAAAAGGTTGTAAAACAGGCAATTGAGAAGGTTGAACAGTCAGGCATTGTATTTATAGATGAAATAGACAAGATTGCAGGCAGAGAGTCAGTCCACGGTCCTGATGTATCAAGAGATGGTGTTCAGAGGGATTTGCTCCCGATTGTGGAAGGCTCAACAGTTAATACAAAATACGGCATGGTCAAGACAGACCATATACTTTTTATTGCATCAGGTGCATTTCATGTGGCAAAGCCGTCTGATTTGATACCTGAATTTCAGGGAAGGTTTCCTATAAGGGTTGAACTAAAGCCTCTTGGCAAAGAAGACTTTATAAAGATTCTTACAGAGCCTGAAAATGCCCTTACAAAACAGTATGTGGCACTTATGGAAACAGAGGGTATAAATATCAGGTTTACAGATGAGGGGATTGCGGAATTCTCTGAGATAGCAACCATTGTAAACGACAGGATGGAGAACATAGGCGCAAGAAGGCTTCATACTATTATGGAAAGGGTTCTGGATGAAATCTCATTTGATGCCCCTGATACAAAGACAAAGGAGATTATAATAGATGCAAAATATGTTAACGACAGGCTCAAGGACATTATAAAGGATGAGGATTTGAGCAGGTATATACTGTAA
- a CDS encoding site-specific integrase — translation MARIKDYLNDFTRYLSIEKNASIRTKDSYLIDINQLGAFLKKQQLCISDDEVNVKLIDEYVLRGFISSLYKKIKKISIARKISSLKVFFNFLVKRGVLAENPALLISLPKTEKFLPTVLSREEAGELVAVPFNAWINMGLYF, via the coding sequence ATGGCCCGGATTAAGGATTATCTGAACGATTTTACGCGGTATCTATCCATTGAAAAGAATGCATCAATCCGCACTAAGGATAGTTATCTTATTGATATAAACCAACTGGGGGCATTTTTAAAAAAGCAGCAGTTGTGCATATCTGATGATGAAGTTAATGTAAAACTTATAGATGAATATGTTTTAAGAGGTTTCATAAGCAGTCTTTATAAAAAAATTAAAAAGATATCTATTGCAAGAAAAATTTCCTCATTAAAGGTGTTTTTTAATTTTCTTGTAAAACGAGGTGTTTTGGCTGAAAATCCTGCACTTTTGATTTCATTGCCAAAGACAGAAAAGTTCCTGCCGACAGTCTTGTCAAGAGAAGAGGCGGGAGAATTGGTGGCAGTGCCATTTAATGCATGGATAAACATGGGGCTTTATTTCTGA
- the efp gene encoding elongation factor P has translation MIAATQLRVGMAILYNNEPHRVVSVQHITPGNWRGMVQTKLKNLKTGTNVEYRFRSEDKVEKARMEQHEMEYLYSNETDYYFMNTETYEQLSLGAEELGDNVYYLTPNIRFMVDFYEGRPVGIEPPQTVELTVVETAPNLKGATATNSLKPAKLETGITVNVPAFIEIGEKIRVDTSLGKYLERAR, from the coding sequence ATGATTGCAGCAACACAATTAAGGGTAGGTATGGCTATTTTATATAATAATGAGCCGCACAGGGTTGTAAGTGTTCAGCATATAACCCCCGGTAACTGGCGAGGTATGGTTCAGACAAAACTCAAAAACCTCAAGACAGGAACGAATGTTGAATATAGGTTCAGGTCTGAAGATAAGGTTGAGAAGGCACGTATGGAACAGCACGAGATGGAGTATCTATATTCAAACGAAACAGATTATTACTTTATGAATACAGAAACCTATGAACAGTTATCCCTTGGGGCAGAAGAACTTGGAGACAATGTCTATTACCTTACACCGAATATAAGGTTTATGGTTGATTTCTATGAGGGAAGACCTGTCGGTATAGAGCCGCCGCAGACTGTTGAACTTACAGTTGTTGAGACAGCGCCAAATTTAAAGGGCGCTACAGCCACAAATTCCCTTAAACCTGCAAAACTTGAAACAGGGATTACAGTGAATGTCCCTGCATTTATTGAAATTGGTGAAAAGATTAGAGTGGATACATCTCTAGGCAAATATCTGGAAAGGGCAAGGTAA
- a CDS encoding RrF2 family transcriptional regulator, with translation MRLSTRSLYGVRAIFDIAYNYGGEPVQVKDISKRQKISPRYLEQIFQRLKKTGILNSKRGPHGGYYLAKKPDEITVGDILRATEGPLQLVFCTTVKRIKKCDLLEKCVTRSIWEETGHRITKFLDSVTIQNLCEKGMSLGIGREQINKTT, from the coding sequence ATGAGGCTATCTACAAGAAGCCTTTATGGTGTTAGGGCTATATTTGACATTGCATATAATTATGGTGGTGAACCTGTGCAGGTAAAGGATATCTCCAAGAGACAGAAGATTTCACCAAGGTATCTTGAACAGATATTTCAAAGGCTTAAAAAAACAGGTATACTGAACAGCAAACGGGGACCGCATGGCGGGTATTATCTTGCAAAAAAGCCTGATGAGATTACAGTCGGAGATATTTTACGGGCAACAGAAGGGCCTCTGCAATTGGTATTCTGCACCACTGTAAAACGGATTAAGAAATGCGATCTGTTAGAAAAGTGTGTTACAAGGTCAATATGGGAAGAAACAGGACATAGGATTACAAAGTTTCTTGATTCTGTTACAATACAAAACCTTTGTGAAAAAGGCATGTCTCTTGGCATTGGAAGAGAACAAATAAATAAAACAACCTAA